In Cydia pomonella isolate Wapato2018A chromosome 27, ilCydPomo1, whole genome shotgun sequence, a single genomic region encodes these proteins:
- the LOC133532762 gene encoding psychimicin-like: MAALKTLLILVLLAIVMATAVAVRVEPCDQVCSRSDAEKAECCRAHGHVTYASCEGGMYCY; encoded by the exons ATGGCTGCCCTCAAGACTCTGCTCATCCTCGTCCTGTTGGCGATTGTCATGGCAACCGCCGTGGCTGTCCGTGTCGAGCCCTGTGACCAG GTGTGCAGTAGAAGTGACGCCGAGAAAGCTGAATGTTGCCGCGCGCACGGACATGTCACTTACGCATCCTGTGAAGGCGGGATGTATTGCTACTGA